The following is a genomic window from Colletotrichum lupini chromosome 5, complete sequence.
ttcttggAGGTTAGCCTATTTGCTTGCGGGCTGGAACCAACAGTAATATATGCTGTAGATTGTCCTGCTATATGACAGCTGAACTCCTAGCAAGCCATATGACAGTTTGcgcctctatatatacgttatgTTGCGCGAACCTCAAAGCATTATAAAATGAGAGTAAAACAATCACGAAACCAGGGAGGAAGACGTATGTTGCAATCTACAATGCCTCGCGAAGCACCTCGCTCATGGCACCTTCCCTCAGCCCTCAAAATGCCACCTCAACTTCATAACAAAGATTCTTCTACAACATGGAACCGAAATAAATATCATTGTCTTGAAATTTCCACTCGAGATTCTCAATAAGAAAACACCGCGAATTATCAAGTCCTGAAGAAAAGAGAGGTTAAAAGTATAACACCCAATTGGCTGACTCACCTCGGTGAGCAACCCCACAAAGCACTCCCATTGGCTTCTCTTATCCCCCTTTAACCCCGCATACTCCACGTTAGCTTGGGAACCGCTAGGTGCCCCCGTCACGTTTGTGCCTCGGCATCTCGAACATATCTCCCGGTCGTTTCGCAGATTTCCCGCCATTCTCTTTCATCGTCATCGACCGTTTGAGTCCTCAACACTTCATCCACTGCCCAATTTCATCTCgtctcatctcatctcaGTTTAGTGCTTTTCACCAATAATCAACAGAAGCTCGCTCATCTCTCATCGCATTCGCACCTCATCTCACTTCGTCTCATTCTCGATCGCTTTAGGCGTAACACCCCAAACCGAACAAAATGGCTCCATCCGACGAGGACAAGAAGATTGTGCTGTACCACTACTCCGCCTCGCCCTACGCGAAGCGGATCGTGTGGTACCTAGCTCTCAGAGGCATCCCCTATGTCCAGTGTGTAAGTCGACAATTCTCACACCTTCACCTTCACCACGATTCGTTTTCCGTGGTCCTATTCACCTACAAAAAAACTAACAAACCGCTCCAGATGCAACCACCAGTCCTCCCCCGCCCAGACGTATCAAAACTAGGCCTCAACTACCGCCGCATCCCCATCCTCGCCATCGGCCGCGACGTCTACCTCGACACGCGCCTCATGCTCCGCAAGCTCGAGCAACTCTACCCTTCGCGGCCCCGCCTCGGCGCCACCACCCCCGAACACGCAGCCGTGGAGCGCCTCTTCGAAGCCCTCATCATCGACTCCGTCTTCTCCAACGCAATCAACGTCCTGCCCACGAACCTACCCATGCTCAAGGACCCCAAACGCACCTGGTTCAAGGACCGCGAGGACTTTGTCGGCGGCAAGCTCTCCGCCGAGACGATAGAGCGCGGACGGCCCAACGCCGTCAACGAGATCCGCCGCACCGTGGCGCTCCTCGAGACGACGCTGCTCGCCGACGGGCGGGACTGGGTTTCCGGCACGGAGAGCCCTTCGCTGGCGGATATCGAGGCCGTGTGGCTGCCGCATTGGTTAGCTTCTCTCCCTGGCGCGCTGCCCGCGGAGCACGTTTCCAAAGAGCAGTTTCCCAAAGTATTTGCCTGGATCGAGCGCTTCCAGAAGACGACCTCGGACGCTAGAAAGGCAGCTGGGAAGGTGGCGACGGTGTCGGGCGACGAGGCGGCGGAGATCGTCGTCTCGTCGTCGTATAACGAATCAACTACGGGAGGAGTCGACGCCAAAGACTTGCTGGTGATCGCGCAGGATCTCGAGGCGGGCGACGAGGTGATCGTCTGGCCCGCCGACACGGGCGCCTCGCACAAGGACACGGGGAAGCTCGTCGGCCTCGACGGGGATGAGGTCGTCTTCGAGGTCACCGGGCCCAAGGGTACCTCCGTGAGGGTTCACGCGCCGAGGCATGGGTTCCGGGTGGAGAAGCTGGAGAGGTATAACGCGCGCACCGGGGCGGCCGCGAAGCTGTGATTtcttttctctctttttccccGCGAGCGACCACGGCCCGAAGTCGTTTTTGCAACCTCGGTCATTCGCCGGGTGCCGTTGCCGGAAGAGGGACTGGGTATATTGCTCCGGCCAAAGACCTACTCATTCCAGAGTGTTTTTACAAACCGGAGCGAGCcttcggggggggggggggagactCAGAAAAACGTTCTATCAGAGCTCGGCGTAACACCATGCGGCGCAGTTGGGGAAAACGTGAAACAAAAGCCCGCGCTACATCACTGATAGACTACCCATCGAGAATCTGGAGCTTCATCAGACTTTGTTAAAGAGGGGAGGAATGTGATCAACATGCAGCTCCGAAACATATCAGGGCGCCGCGGCTAGCGACTAGCTGAGATGTTCTGCAATGTAAACATGCTGAAATAAGCCACGAATGATGACCGTCCACACGACTTTCCCATCGTCCCGGCGTACCGAGAAGCTGTTTTCGGCTTCGAGATGTCAGACCGCGTGTTACGTGAACACATGGGCCGGAAAGGGCAAGCTGAGTTTCATCCCAGCATGCACTGGCTTCCACAACTGAGGTTGCCGAATGTTTTGTTGTCACTGCTCAAGCAATGGAAATGGGATAATTTGCAACGGCTGAAGATCGAGTGGCAATCTCGATAAGCTAAAGATGAGTTCCAAAGTAGGCTTGGCGGAAGGATGAAGACTGCTACCAACAAGCCGCGGGACGAAGGCTTCCACGTCCGGCTGCTACGCATGCCGATATAGATTTTGATGCAATACCCGGGATTCTTTGGACGTACCAGCCTATCATAGTGGATCGTGTATGTGCCGGTACGGCTCTCTGTTTGACATCCCATCCATCCCATGGTCTTGCTCGATCTAttcggaagaagggatattcGGACTTGTATTTGCGTGATGTGAAGTGAAGAAGATATGGGCACATAGTGGAACAAACATAATTCAAATGTTGATAATCAGCATTCGGAAAGTTACCTTGTCGATCCGGCAAAGAGGCGCACAACCCGTCAGCTGAGTCTATGTCGAAGATTCCATCATAGACA
Proteins encoded in this region:
- a CDS encoding glutathione S-transferase → MAPSDEDKKIVLYHYSASPYAKRIVWYLALRGIPYVQCMQPPVLPRPDVSKLGLNYRRIPILAIGRDVYLDTRLMLRKLEQLYPSRPRLGATTPEHAAVERLFEALIIDSVFSNAINVLPTNLPMLKDPKRTWFKDREDFVGGKLSAETIERGRPNAVNEIRRTVALLETTLLADGRDWVSGTESPSLADIEAVWLPHWLASLPGALPAEHVSKEQFPKVFAWIERFQKTTSDARKAAGKVATVSGDEAAEIVVSSSYNESTTGGVDAKDLLVIAQDLEAGDEVIVWPADTGASHKDTGKLVGLDGDEVVFEVTGPKGTSVRVHAPRHGFRVEKLERYNARTGAAAKL